The stretch of DNA GGCTCGCTCGAGCGCGCCTTCTAAATCCTTAAACTCTGCCACTTCTTCGGGCAAAGGATCGCTACTCTCAAGCTGCCAGACGCGATCATCGTCGCCGCTCAAGGGCTCATCTAAGTATACTATTTTCTTTTTGCGGCGCAAAAAATCAATGGCGAGATTCTGCGCAATGCGGTAGAGCCAGGGTGAAAAACGCATGTTGCTGTCAAAGGCGTGAAAGTTGCTGTAGACCTTGAGGAAGACATCCTGCGCTAGATCATAGGCATCTTCACGATTGCCTGTCATACGAAAGAGAAAGGATACCATGCGGTCCTTATAGAGTTCCACTAATTCGGCAAAAGCATGAATGTCTCTTTGCTTGGCTCTACTGACCAGTGACTTTTCCACTAAATCCACCCGCTACAGACCTCATTCCTGCCGCTAATCTATACTACGCATCTATATTCGCAAAGTTACACGAAATTCCTGCCATAATGGCAGGAAAGCGTCTCTTTGCGACAGGTACGGCCATTCGCTAAGTGCTCACGTTGCCCGGTGGCAAAGCCGACTAGTAAAGCCAAAGAACCGCCCCCCGACAAAGGGGACGGTTCTAAAAGGGTCCAATCGGAAGTTTTGCGGCAAAAAGGCCTAAATTCCGTTATTTAGACGAAACTAGGCCTTGCATATAACTCCGCAAAATTTTCGATTGCCCAGAAGAACGAAGTC from Bacillota bacterium encodes:
- a CDS encoding sigma-70 family RNA polymerase sigma factor, which translates into the protein MDLVEKSLVSRAKQRDIHAFAELVELYKDRMVSFLFRMTGNREDAYDLAQDVFLKVYSNFHAFDSNMRFSPWLYRIAQNLAIDFLRRKKKIVYLDEPLSGDDDRVWQLESSDPLPEEVAEFKDLEGALERALLQLNPLYRMVLVLRFVEDLSYEEIANILSVPSTTVKTRLHRAREALRQLLVEQGYYEESQGGKRYGLQ